One Hermetia illucens chromosome 4, iHerIll2.2.curated.20191125, whole genome shotgun sequence DNA segment encodes these proteins:
- the LOC119656215 gene encoding E3 ubiquitin-protein ligase ariadne-1 has translation MDSDEDTFDNDNVDSGNVSSGDDDFAMEVDISSSRERQTEPEEYHYEVLTTDQIVQDMVDSISDVNGVVNLPRTITRILLNHFKWDKEKLMEKYFDGNEDKFFQDAHVVNPFNKPNTISVPKVTKSTTDEICEICFSRNPSGMMTGLECGHRFCKQCWGEYLTTKIMEEGVGQSISCAAHGCDILVDDVTVTKLVPDAKVRVKYQHLITNSFVECNRLLRWCPSADCTYAIKVSYVDARPVVCKCGHTFCFDCGENWHDPVQCRLLKKWLKKCDDDSETSNWIAANTKECPKCNVTIEKDGGCNHMVCKNQNCKHDFCWVCLGSWEPHGSSWYNCNRYDEDEARAARDAQEKLRSSLSRYLHYYNRYMNHMQSLKFENKLYASVKHKMEEMQQHNMSWIEVQFLKKAVDILCQCRQTLMCTYVFAYYLKKNNQSMIFEDNQKDLETATEKLSEYLERDITSENLADIKQKVQDKYRYCEKRRKVLLDHVHEGYEKDWWDYTE, from the exons ATGGATTCGGATGAGGATACTTTTGACAATGACAATGTAGACTCGGGAAACGTTTCGAGTGGCGATGATGACTTCGCAATGGAGGTCGACATTAGCAGTTCACGCGAACGTCAAACTGAACCCGAGGAATATCACTATGAGGTATTGACAACAGATCAAATTGTGCAGGATATGGTCGATAGTATTAGCGACGTCAACGGCGTGGTTAAT CTGCCTCGGACAATAACAAGGATATTGTTGAATCATTTCAAATGGGACAAAGAAAAGCTgatggaaaaatattttgacgGAAATGAGGACAAGTTTTTTCAAGATGCACACGTCGTTAATCCCTTCAATAAGCCCAATACAATTAGTGTACCAAAG gtaaCAAAATCGACAACAGACGAAATATGTGAAATATGCTTTTCACGAAATCCATCTGGT ATGATGACCGGTTTAGAATGTGGCCACAGATTTTGTAAACAGTGTTGGGGTGAATATTTGACGACAAAAATAATGGAAGAAGGGGTTGGCCAGTCGATTTCTTGTGCTGCACACGGATGTGATATTCTAGTTGATGACGTAACTGTCACAAAACTTGTGCCGGATGCCAAAGTTAGAGTGAAATATCAACACCTAATAACAAATAGTTTTGTCGAG TGCAATAGATTACTCCGCTGGTGTCCTTCGGCGGATTGTACGTATGCAATTAAAGTATCATATGTAGATGCCCGGCCCGTGGTGTGTAAATGTGGGCATACGTTCTGTTTCGACTGCGGAGAAAATTGGCATGACCCGGTGCAATGCCGATTACTTAAAAAGTGGCTTAAGAAATGTGACGATGATTCGGAAACATCAAACTGGATTGCAGCGAATACGAAGGAATGCCCGAAGTGTAATGTGACAATAGAAAAGGATGGTGGTTGTAATCATATGGTGTGTAAAAATCAAAattgcaagcacgatttttgTTGGGTATGCCTTGGTTCATGGGAACCTCACGGATCGTCTTGGTACAACTGCAACAGATATGATGAAGATGAGGCCCGAGCAGCACGCGATGCACAGGAAAAACTACGGTCATCACTCTCAAG ATATTTGCACTATTACAATCGTTATATGAACCATATGCAATCCTTAAAATTTGAGAACAAATTATATGCTTCCGTTAAGCATAAAATGGAAGAGATGCAGCAACATAATATGTCTTGGATAGAA GTTCAGTTTCTGAAAAAGGCTGTGGATATTCTTTGCCAATGTCGCCAAACATTAATGTGCACATACGTATTTGCGTACTACctcaaaaaaaataatcaatcgATGATCTTTGAGGATAACCAAAAAGATTTGGAGACAGCTACCGAAAAGCTGTCCGAATATCTCGAACGTGATATAACATCAGAAAATCTAGCCGATATTAAACAAAAAGTGCAAGATAAATATAG ATACTGCGAAAAGCGTCGCAAGGTGTTACTTGACCATGTCCACGAAGGATACGAGAAAGATTGGTGGGACTATACAGAATGA
- the LOC119656214 gene encoding uncharacterized protein LOC119656214 isoform X2: MSSTVAPPALTITSVSSAGTLAPMSSVNVPAQLQLQPQQQGAGRRFDVNPVSVKQERHDEAEIQEMANKFREAQKAALAKQSQQQQLIGGRNIPASTTNPMASQPNGQTNILNYLTRRSPQTVIGAAGSVSTPSISTNGQVHGVNSATNGKSSGTVVTTAVSSTANSVDNNTDKKTCDEESQKGHFGWVTFGKIYIPYIVRQNEKYCAVRMVEMKLLNKYLSYLHPDIYSSCTCVRSYYITEAESRLLNEINHKHCDAQFGREMFTLKDLVVRLSDANKFYQFLDICYRKLVTGSKSPSDKCGFIRINKESVVPYTVRANEQVVPLFYFEGETENLRQKAELLSGWDLAYLKFCCKVQGIRNELFSSESVAVISLTDIKSYFPTGTEFEDYWPSKVVDSNLLIASKNINNSVHWTRQPTAPPVTPKILNAAPKNSQQQQQQIRKNAYQTGVANQNVQRMHQAAAAASMAIPQTGLSSAAVQAWSLAYAQGALRAGETLAQNDAQQQVQRGYTAHNANAAQNIQNLQSLMTARQQYNYNTRGMAIPTMNNCAQSPQPPPLVRSAGQNQTHMSNTAANVVLQQQQQQRQQQIQQQQQQLQRLNTMQNGRSSQSTASNTMQRHTSNTPAASVADVLDTNLRIIPEITTQSNTVPYKVQKVFVFEDTLVPCINMKAYNDSEPLMTLTDFRECFFPSVPWNHCKRLIEALGVEMYKGNRRQTLALIESGKNHNESIPLIQVRDVIKYMPQLRYMMRSSPMGQEQPPNKRTRIS; the protein is encoded by the exons ATGTCTTCTACAGTAGCTCCGCCAGCTCTAACTATAACTTCTGTGTCTTCCGCGGGCACATTGGCGCCAATGTCGTCGGTTAATGTTCCTGCACAATTGCAGCTGCAACCACAACAACAAGGTGCCGGGAGAAGGTTCGATGTAAACCCCGTGAGTGTTAAACAGGAACGACATGATGAAGCAGAAATCCAGGAAATGGCTAATAAATTTCGAGAGGCACAGAAAGCAGCATTGGCTAAACAATCTCAACAGCAGCAATTGATTGGCGGAAGGAATATTCCTGCAAGTACGACGAACCCGATGGCATCGCAGCCAAATGGACAAACGAACATATTAAACTATTTAACCCGTAGGAGCCCACAGACTGTTATTGGAGCAGCTGGATCAGTTTCCACGCCTTCAATATCTACAAATGGACAGGTTCATGGTGTGAATTCAGCTACAAATGGGAAGTCCTCCGGCACGGTGGTAACAACTGCCGTGTCCTCAACAGCTAATTCAGTGGATAATAATACGGACAAGAAAACTTGCGACGAAGAAAGTCAGAAGGGTCACTTTGGTTGGGTGACTTTCGGCAAAATATACATTCCATACATTGTTCGTCAGAATGAAAAATATTGTGCAGTTCGAATGGTTGAAATGAAATTACTTAATAAATACTTAAGCTACTTGCATCCTGATATCTACAGTAGTTGCACGTGTGTTCGTAGCTACTATATAACAGAAGCGGAGAGTCGCCTCCTTAACGAAATTAATCATAAACACTGTGACGCACAATTCGGGCGGGAAATGTTTACTCTTAAAGACCTTGTTGTGCGACTAAGTGATGCAAATAAATTTTACCAATTTTTGGATATATGCTACAGGAAGCTTGTAACTGGCAGCAAAAGCCCATCTGATAAATGCGGATTTATAAGAATTAATAAGGAGTCTGTGGTACCTTACACGGTTCGGGCTAATGAACAGGTGGTGCCGCTATTCTACTTCGAAGGAGAAACTGAGAATCTTCGTCAAAAAGCAGAACTTTTGTCGGGATGGGATCTCGCCTATTTGAAGTTCTGCTGCAAGGTGCAAGGCATTCGCAACGAACTATTTTCCAGTGAATCAGTGGCAGTAATTAGCCTTACTGATATAAAAAGTTACTTTCCTACTGGTACTGAATTCGAAGATTACTGGCCAAGCAAAGTGGTCGATTCAAATTTGCTAATAGCttcgaaaaacataaataatTCGGTACATTGGACTCGACAGCCTACCGCCCCACCTGTAACACCGAAGATTTTAAATGCTGCACCGAAAAATagtcagcaacaacaacagcaaatcCGTAAAAACGCGTACCAAACCGGGGTTGCAAACCAAAACGTCCAGCGGATGCACCAGGCGGCGGCAGCAGCATCAATGGCGATACCGCAAACCGGCCTTTCATCTGCTGCTGTACAA GCATGGTCTTTGGCATATGCTCAGGGAGCCTTACGCGCTGGTGAGACTCTTGCACAAAACGAT GCCCAGCAACAAGTTCAAAGAGGTTACACAGCTCACAATGCCAACGCAGCACAGAACATACAAAACCTGCAAAGTTTAATGACAGCGCGGCAACAATACAATTATAATACTCGAGGAATGGCGATACCAACGATGAATAATTGTGCCCAGTCTCCTCAGCCTCCACCGTTAGTGCGGTCAGCTGGACAGAATCAGACACACAT GTCAAATACAGCAGCTAATGTTGTcctgcagcagcagcagcaacagcgaCAGCAGCAAattcagcagcagcagcaacaattgCAGAGATTGAACACAATGCAAAATGGCAGAAGCAGTCAATCAACAGCTTCGAATACAATGCAAAGACATACATCAAATACACCCGCGGCGAGCGTAGCAGATGTTCTCGACACAAATTTACGTATCATCCCAGAAATTACAACCCAGTCGAATACTGTTCCATATAAAGTGCAAAAGGTTTTCGTCTTTGAAGACACGTTAGTTCCGTGCATCAATATGAAAGCATATAATGATTCGGAGCCATTGATGACTCTGACGGATTTCCGCGAATGCTTTTTTCCTAGCGTACCGTGGAATCATTGCAAACGTTTAATTGAAGCTCTTGGTGTCGAAATGTATAAGGGAAACAG GCGTCAGACTTTGGCTCTCATTGAAAGTGGGAAAAACCACAACGAAAGTATTCCATTGATTCAAGTACGTGACGTGATCAAATATATGCCGCAACTTCGCTATATGATGCGTAGCAGCCCAATGGGACAAGAGCAGCCTCCGAACAAACGTACAAGAATAAGCTAG
- the LOC119656214 gene encoding uncharacterized protein LOC119656214 isoform X1 — protein sequence MSSTVAPPALTITSVSSAGTLAPMSSVNVPAQLQLQPQQQGAGRRFDVNPVSVKQERHDEAEIQEMANKFREAQKAALAKQSQQQQLIGGRNIPASTTNPMASQPNGQTNILNYLTRRSPQTVIGAAGSVSTPSISTNGQVHGVNSATNGKSSGTVVTTAVSSTANSVDNNTDKKTCDEESQKGHFGWVTFGKIYIPYIVRQNEKYCAVRMVEMKLLNKYLSYLHPDIYSSCTCVRSYYITEAESRLLNEINHKHCDAQFGREMFTLKDLVVRLSDANKFYQFLDICYRKLVTGSKSPSDKCGFIRINKESVVPYTVRANEQVVPLFYFEGETENLRQKAELLSGWDLAYLKFCCKVQGIRNELFSSESVAVISLTDIKSYFPTGTEFEDYWPSKVVDSNLLIASKNINNSVHWTRQPTAPPVTPKILNAAPKNSQQQQQQIRKNAYQTGVANQNVQRMHQAAAAASMAIPQTGLSSAAVQAWSLAYAQGALRAGETLAQNDVRIFQAQQQVQRGYTAHNANAAQNIQNLQSLMTARQQYNYNTRGMAIPTMNNCAQSPQPPPLVRSAGQNQTHMSNTAANVVLQQQQQQRQQQIQQQQQQLQRLNTMQNGRSSQSTASNTMQRHTSNTPAASVADVLDTNLRIIPEITTQSNTVPYKVQKVFVFEDTLVPCINMKAYNDSEPLMTLTDFRECFFPSVPWNHCKRLIEALGVEMYKGNRRQTLALIESGKNHNESIPLIQVRDVIKYMPQLRYMMRSSPMGQEQPPNKRTRIS from the exons ATGTCTTCTACAGTAGCTCCGCCAGCTCTAACTATAACTTCTGTGTCTTCCGCGGGCACATTGGCGCCAATGTCGTCGGTTAATGTTCCTGCACAATTGCAGCTGCAACCACAACAACAAGGTGCCGGGAGAAGGTTCGATGTAAACCCCGTGAGTGTTAAACAGGAACGACATGATGAAGCAGAAATCCAGGAAATGGCTAATAAATTTCGAGAGGCACAGAAAGCAGCATTGGCTAAACAATCTCAACAGCAGCAATTGATTGGCGGAAGGAATATTCCTGCAAGTACGACGAACCCGATGGCATCGCAGCCAAATGGACAAACGAACATATTAAACTATTTAACCCGTAGGAGCCCACAGACTGTTATTGGAGCAGCTGGATCAGTTTCCACGCCTTCAATATCTACAAATGGACAGGTTCATGGTGTGAATTCAGCTACAAATGGGAAGTCCTCCGGCACGGTGGTAACAACTGCCGTGTCCTCAACAGCTAATTCAGTGGATAATAATACGGACAAGAAAACTTGCGACGAAGAAAGTCAGAAGGGTCACTTTGGTTGGGTGACTTTCGGCAAAATATACATTCCATACATTGTTCGTCAGAATGAAAAATATTGTGCAGTTCGAATGGTTGAAATGAAATTACTTAATAAATACTTAAGCTACTTGCATCCTGATATCTACAGTAGTTGCACGTGTGTTCGTAGCTACTATATAACAGAAGCGGAGAGTCGCCTCCTTAACGAAATTAATCATAAACACTGTGACGCACAATTCGGGCGGGAAATGTTTACTCTTAAAGACCTTGTTGTGCGACTAAGTGATGCAAATAAATTTTACCAATTTTTGGATATATGCTACAGGAAGCTTGTAACTGGCAGCAAAAGCCCATCTGATAAATGCGGATTTATAAGAATTAATAAGGAGTCTGTGGTACCTTACACGGTTCGGGCTAATGAACAGGTGGTGCCGCTATTCTACTTCGAAGGAGAAACTGAGAATCTTCGTCAAAAAGCAGAACTTTTGTCGGGATGGGATCTCGCCTATTTGAAGTTCTGCTGCAAGGTGCAAGGCATTCGCAACGAACTATTTTCCAGTGAATCAGTGGCAGTAATTAGCCTTACTGATATAAAAAGTTACTTTCCTACTGGTACTGAATTCGAAGATTACTGGCCAAGCAAAGTGGTCGATTCAAATTTGCTAATAGCttcgaaaaacataaataatTCGGTACATTGGACTCGACAGCCTACCGCCCCACCTGTAACACCGAAGATTTTAAATGCTGCACCGAAAAATagtcagcaacaacaacagcaaatcCGTAAAAACGCGTACCAAACCGGGGTTGCAAACCAAAACGTCCAGCGGATGCACCAGGCGGCGGCAGCAGCATCAATGGCGATACCGCAAACCGGCCTTTCATCTGCTGCTGTACAA GCATGGTCTTTGGCATATGCTCAGGGAGCCTTACGCGCTGGTGAGACTCTTGCACAAAACGATGTACGTATATTTCAG GCCCAGCAACAAGTTCAAAGAGGTTACACAGCTCACAATGCCAACGCAGCACAGAACATACAAAACCTGCAAAGTTTAATGACAGCGCGGCAACAATACAATTATAATACTCGAGGAATGGCGATACCAACGATGAATAATTGTGCCCAGTCTCCTCAGCCTCCACCGTTAGTGCGGTCAGCTGGACAGAATCAGACACACAT GTCAAATACAGCAGCTAATGTTGTcctgcagcagcagcagcaacagcgaCAGCAGCAAattcagcagcagcagcaacaattgCAGAGATTGAACACAATGCAAAATGGCAGAAGCAGTCAATCAACAGCTTCGAATACAATGCAAAGACATACATCAAATACACCCGCGGCGAGCGTAGCAGATGTTCTCGACACAAATTTACGTATCATCCCAGAAATTACAACCCAGTCGAATACTGTTCCATATAAAGTGCAAAAGGTTTTCGTCTTTGAAGACACGTTAGTTCCGTGCATCAATATGAAAGCATATAATGATTCGGAGCCATTGATGACTCTGACGGATTTCCGCGAATGCTTTTTTCCTAGCGTACCGTGGAATCATTGCAAACGTTTAATTGAAGCTCTTGGTGTCGAAATGTATAAGGGAAACAG GCGTCAGACTTTGGCTCTCATTGAAAGTGGGAAAAACCACAACGAAAGTATTCCATTGATTCAAGTACGTGACGTGATCAAATATATGCCGCAACTTCGCTATATGATGCGTAGCAGCCCAATGGGACAAGAGCAGCCTCCGAACAAACGTACAAGAATAAGCTAG
- the LOC119656213 gene encoding probable cationic amino acid transporter, which yields MKLPFPMPRVGSGVTLFSKLVRTKDLRTLQGDDPRSAKPKLTKCLTTLDLTSLGIGSCCGTGMYLVAGMVAKNIAGPGVVFSFFIAAVASIFSGACYAEFGVRVPHTSGSAYMYSYVTVGEFVAFVIGWNMILEYLIGTSACACALSASFDSLSGGAIGRSIEASVGTIFGRPPDFIAFSITLLMTFVLALGASKSVLFNNTLNTVNLASWVFIMSAGLFYVDTTTWTEHQGFLPYGWSGVFTGAATCFYAFIGFDIIATTGEEAHSPQKSIPKAIVGSLIIVLIAYVSSSFILTLIVPYDHVDSGSALVQMWTYVGAPKCRAVVAIGATAGLSVAMFGSMFPMPRVIYAMANDGLVFRQLSHLWGRTNAPGLATIGSGLAAALVALTVRLEILVEMMSIGTLLAYTLVSTCVLVLRYQPHSTSLVDLLPVQLRTPQPPSTPDPSAITTEVLTKNNFTVKRVTRGSPDSDDSFIDDSPEGYLGRDDQFLVSDRSENKFYGSVHGAPTGPTGSATAFDTIGLSLIGRKFQEYAYLCPGLFPWVNPGPATNESGMYVTKLVGILYIFVFFLDLFAAVGWTGSFAGFVFSCLVIGIIVILLIISRQPQNRYALAFLTPGLPFIPAIAITVNLYLIFKLSILTLVRFTIWMTLGLIMYFYYGITHSTLENPTEEIELTIDETYGKQQIKENEQTAVWDQHGYENRMADESWTQPNHCASNWDSIDINKAWGDLSTAGKPNNMMPSIRLQKTANTRQTQPKEKDKHSSKASNQLRQEKVQSEVKKEGFSVFVDESQFPTWDD from the exons atgaagctgcccttTCCTATGCCTCGAGTTGGATCTGGAGTaacacttttttcaaaacttgtcCGGACGAAAGACTTAAGAACACTTCAAGGAGACGATCCACGAAGTGCAAAACCTAAGCTCACG AAATGTTTAACGACTTTGGATTTAACATCTCTTGGTATTGGATCTTGCTGTGGCACTGGGATGTATCTAGTTGCCGGTATGGTGGCGAAAAATATTGCCGGGCCGGGAGTAGTTTTCAGCTTTTTTATAGCTGCTGTTGCAAGTATATTCTCAG GTGCATGTTATGCTGAATTCGGAGTCCGGGTACCGCATACATCTGGCTCGGCATATATGTATTCATATGTAACTGTTGGAGAGTTCGTTGCATTCGTAATAGGATGGAACATGATTCTTGAGTATTTGATAG gAACAAGTGCGTGCGCTTGTGCATTGAGCGCTAGTTTTGATTCATTATCTGGGGGAGCTATAGGACGCAGTATCGAGGCATCAGTTGGCACAATATTTG GTCGTCCACCTGATTTCATTGCTTTCTCTATAACATTGCTGATGACTTTTGTATTGGCCTTGGGGGCTAGTAAGTCAGTTCTTTTCAACAATACCTTGAACACTGTGAATTTGGCATCGTGGGTTTTTATAATGAGTGCCGGTCTTTTTTATGTGGATACGACTACATGGACTGAGCATCAAGGATTCTTACCGTACGGCTGGAGTGGA GTTTTTACAGGGGCCGCTACCTGCTTTTACGCATTCATTGGTTTTGACATAATCGCAACCACGGGTGAAGAAGCTCACAGCCCTCAGAAAAGTATTCCGAAAGCTATAGTTGGTTCGCTTATTATAGTTTTGATTGCATATGTTTCAAGCAGTTTCATATTAACATTGATAG TTCCATACGATCACGTTGACAGTGGATCGGCACTTGTTCAAATGTGGACGTACGTAGGGGCTCCGAAATGTCGAGCAGTTGTCGCAATAGGAGCTACGGCGGGACTATCAGTGGCAATGTTTGGTTCAATGTTCCCGATGCCTCGAGTAATATATGCTATGGCAAATGATGGATTAGTATTTAG ACAGCTTTCTCATTTGTGGGGGAGAACAAATGCACCTGGACTTGCTACGATTGGGAGTGGATTGGCGGCTGCGCTTGTTGCCTTAACCGTTCGACTTGAAATTCTCGTAGAAATGATGTCTATCGGGACTCTACTGGCTTATACATTAGTGTCGACTTGTGTCCTTGTATTACGATATCAGCCTCATAGTACCTCATTAGTGGATTTATTGCCAGTGCAGTTGAGAACGCCGCAACCACCAAGCACCCCGGATCCATCAGCTATAACTACTGAAGTGTTGACAAAGAACAATTTCACTGTGAAACGTGTAACGCGAGGCTCTCCAGACTCGGATGATTCCTTCATTGATGATAGTCCCGAGGGGTATTTAGGTCGGGATGATCAATTTCTTGTATCAGACCGCTCAGAAAATAAATTCTATGGGAGTGTTCACGGCGCACCGACAGGACCTACAGGAAGTGCCACAGCATTTGACACAATCGGGCTAAGCCTGATTGGTCGGAAATTTCAAGAATATGCATATCTATGCCCGGGTTTATTCCCATGGGTAAATCCCGGACCAGCAACAAATGAGAGTG GGATGTACGTAACCAAGTTAGTAGGCATCTTGTACATATTCGTTTTCTTTTTGGATCTATTCGCTGCTGTTGGGTGGACCGGTTCATTTGCTGGATTTGTATTTTCATGTTTAGTGATAGGTATAATTGTGATATTACTAATAATATCGCGCCAGCCGCAAAACAG ATATGCACTGGCGTTCTTGACACCAGGTCTACCATTTATTCCGGCAATAGCAATTACTGTTAACTTATATTTGATCTTTAAATTAAGCATTTTAACTTTAGTAAGATTTACAATATGGATGACGCTAGGACTTATAATGTATTTTTATTATGGAATAACACACAGCACTCTTGAGAATCCAACGGAAGAAATTGAGTTAACTATTGATGAAACGTATGGAAAGCAACAA ATTAAAGAAAATGAACAAACCGCCGTGTGGGATCAACATGGCTATGAAAATCGAATGGCAGACGAAAGTTGGACTCAGCCAAATCACTGTGCAAGTAATTGGGATTCTATTGATATTAACAAAGCGTGGGGAGATTTATCGACTGCTGGAAAACCAAATAATATGATGCCGTCAATTCGTCTTCAAAAGACTGCAAATACACGGCAAACGCAACCAAAAGAGAAGGATAAGCATTCTAGCAAAGCAAGTAATCAACTGCGGCAAGAGAAAGTGCAATCTGAAGTGAAGAAAGAAGGATTTAGTGTGTTTGTTGATGAATCACAATTCCCGACATGGGACGATTAA